One genomic region from Roseinatronobacter sp. S2 encodes:
- a CDS encoding IclR family transcriptional regulator has translation MFLNELFCSNIQNNNRIDDAKLNVAKAGEMDTTLLKGLNILEVIVAGGEPASVSELARKLDLPKSNVHRTVASLREADYLRFDPDSRRYFPSLKLAQMGTRVAASFPFRMAVLPFLQALVRETSESAHFALLDGSSVVFLANALPSVAVASVIPDNLALRWDDSALGIALVSALAEDARAALLASSGASDKTVQQVARASIDGYALIRRHETRRIFELAAPVLSEWNTVIGAIGITGPAMRFSEDRLPNQLEATLAAAASVFHQDAVEFTKVSQTNTERT, from the coding sequence ATGTTTCTCAATGAATTGTTTTGTTCTAATATACAGAACAATAATCGAATCGATGATGCAAAACTGAACGTGGCGAAGGCAGGTGAAATGGATACTACACTGTTGAAAGGGCTAAATATTCTTGAAGTAATCGTCGCTGGGGGCGAACCAGCGAGTGTATCTGAGCTTGCGCGCAAGCTTGACCTACCAAAAAGCAATGTGCATCGCACAGTCGCATCATTACGCGAGGCAGACTATTTGCGCTTCGATCCCGATTCGCGGCGATATTTTCCATCACTCAAGCTGGCACAAATGGGAACGCGGGTCGCTGCCAGCTTTCCGTTCCGAATGGCGGTCCTGCCATTCCTGCAAGCTCTTGTCCGGGAAACCAGCGAAAGTGCGCATTTCGCTTTGCTGGATGGCAGCAGCGTCGTATTTCTTGCAAATGCCTTGCCGTCGGTCGCCGTAGCCTCGGTTATTCCCGACAACCTGGCACTGCGATGGGATGACAGCGCACTTGGCATTGCGCTTGTTTCCGCATTGGCGGAAGACGCCCGTGCGGCACTGCTTGCGTCGTCCGGTGCATCGGACAAGACAGTGCAACAGGTCGCACGCGCCAGTATCGATGGATATGCCTTGATCCGACGTCATGAAACGCGGCGCATCTTTGAACTGGCCGCGCCGGTCCTTTCCGAATGGAATACTGTCATTGGTGCAATCGGCATCACAGGACCGGCTATGCGGTTCTCCGAAGATCGCCTTCCAAATCAGCTTGAAGCGACGCTGGCTGCTGCTGCTTCCGTTTTTCACCAGGACGCAGTAGAGTTTACCAAGGTATCTCAAACGAATACAGAACGCACATGA
- a CDS encoding sugar ABC transporter ATP-binding protein, whose product MTAVAQESAPIVALTDAAKSFGAVRALDGVSLSIRPGECLGLVGHNGAGKSTLVNVVNGGLRPTSGCVDFPASGADTALVAGVRSVFQELSLCPNLTVAENLRISHSGLRGPGWRRAARAEIARTLDTVFPGHGIDTETTVEELGIAERQMVEIAIGFAPRGQDVRLVILDEPTSSLDAAIADQLVAYVRQFCAQGGAVIFISHMLGEVFAVASRILVMRDGKVVADRPVAEFTRQGLVDAMGHVADAAAVAAVARDFGPEVVRTDDGLAARKGEVVGLSGLAGHGQARALAHLYLGTTSAWRARRDPKMVFVAGDRTRDGILPLWSILRNISIGVLQQFSRRGLVDHSAETALAEDWKHRIGIRTGDLANNILSLSGGNQQKVLFARALASTAPVVVMDDPMRGVDVGTKQGVYAMIRAEAAKGRTFLWYSTETDEVCQCDRVFVFRNGQISAELTGDAITEEGILRASFEMQDG is encoded by the coding sequence ATGACCGCAGTAGCGCAAGAGTCTGCGCCGATTGTTGCCCTGACCGATGCGGCCAAATCTTTTGGCGCGGTCAGGGCGCTTGACGGTGTCAGCCTGTCGATCAGACCGGGGGAGTGCCTCGGGCTTGTGGGGCATAACGGCGCGGGGAAATCCACGCTTGTCAATGTTGTGAACGGGGGTCTGCGCCCCACATCGGGCTGTGTCGATTTTCCGGCATCCGGCGCGGATACGGCGCTGGTCGCCGGGGTGCGGTCGGTGTTTCAGGAACTATCATTATGTCCTAACCTGACGGTTGCCGAGAACCTGCGTATTTCGCATTCGGGCCTGCGCGGGCCGGGCTGGCGGCGTGCTGCGCGGGCCGAGATTGCGCGCACGCTTGATACAGTCTTTCCCGGTCATGGAATTGACACCGAAACAACAGTCGAGGAGTTGGGCATTGCCGAACGGCAGATGGTTGAAATCGCCATCGGGTTTGCCCCGCGCGGGCAGGATGTCCGGCTGGTAATCCTTGATGAACCGACATCGTCGCTGGATGCGGCGATTGCAGACCAGTTGGTTGCCTATGTCCGCCAGTTTTGTGCGCAGGGCGGGGCAGTCATTTTCATTTCACACATGCTGGGCGAGGTGTTCGCCGTTGCATCGCGCATTCTGGTCATGCGCGACGGCAAGGTGGTGGCCGACCGCCCTGTTGCGGAATTTACGCGGCAGGGGCTGGTCGATGCGATGGGTCATGTCGCCGACGCCGCCGCCGTTGCCGCCGTTGCGCGCGATTTCGGGCCTGAAGTGGTGCGCACCGATGACGGGCTGGCCGCCCGCAAGGGCGAAGTCGTGGGCCTGTCGGGGCTGGCAGGTCACGGGCAGGCGCGCGCACTTGCGCACCTGTATCTGGGCACGACATCGGCATGGCGTGCGCGTCGCGACCCAAAGATGGTTTTTGTCGCCGGTGACCGCACCCGCGATGGTATTTTGCCGCTGTGGTCGATCCTGCGCAACATATCCATCGGCGTCTTGCAGCAGTTTTCACGGCGCGGGCTGGTTGACCATTCGGCAGAAACCGCACTTGCCGAGGACTGGAAACACCGCATTGGCATTCGCACCGGTGATCTGGCCAATAACATATTGTCGTTGTCGGGGGGCAATCAGCAAAAGGTGCTGTTTGCGCGTGCATTGGCATCGACTGCGCCAGTGGTTGTGATGGACGATCCGATGCGCGGGGTCGATGTGGGAACCAAACAAGGGGTCTATGCGATGATCCGCGCCGAGGCCGCCAAGGGCCGCACCTTTTTGTGGTATTCGACCGAAACCGACGAGGTTTGCCAGTGTGACCGTGTCTTTGTGTTCCGCAACGGCCAGATTTCGGCGGAGCTGACCGGCGATGCGATCACCGAAGAAGGTATCCTTCGCGCCTCGTTTGAAATGCAGGACGGTTGA
- a CDS encoding acetate--CoA ligase family protein has product MTKRTNTIAMSRVISPKSIALIGASADYAKFGGRILHHLIDHGFGGKIYPINPKRESLLGLTCYKSITDLPEPSDMALVAVPATLLEETVEACGTAGVGVCVIITAQLGEFSAEGAALEERIVAIARHHKMRLVGPNCMGMIVPQANIALSSTPTLRHAATLRKGGVAFISQSGAMMGTLFLQAHDHGVGLSGMVSIGNQADLELCDFLEAFIDEKKTRVICLYIEGLKSPARFRELCLKARAAGKSVLAVKAGRTEAGSHLAKSHTASLAGSFSAFETLCLEVGVVLLDDPDAMILCAGVMSANPRPACANVGIICASGGGAAIMADQLAMRDLRADVFSDDTRQRLKQDYPASHQNNPLDLGGHKGGLEFGIFERAINAVHQDTSTGVTAYVMTPQPMMMQTLDHAIGIWQRQEKPFVLVLNLSRFGDELRDRALEAGIPFVTRTDDLYRVLQVYRDDLAGASAIRQRDPARPADLDTPQVTASGFLTEPQAKVLLSAYGVSVPVAKLTTTVEEATVAAKDCGYPVVLKGVVPDVVHKSDLGLVKVGIKTEQALHAAFAEVAQAIGHAASGAQTQIDVQQMIAPGIELIVGMTNEPGYGPQLVLGAGGIHVELLHDVVQRRAPVTPEDVRMMLESLRLWPLLSGARGQAPLAINAACEAIARLSWLGPDLGEQLRDFEVNPFRITETGAYALDGRGTLETPTP; this is encoded by the coding sequence TTGACCAAACGAACAAACACCATTGCAATGAGCCGCGTAATTTCTCCGAAATCCATCGCCCTGATCGGTGCCTCGGCGGATTATGCAAAGTTCGGCGGGCGCATCCTGCATCACTTGATTGATCACGGATTCGGCGGAAAAATTTATCCCATCAATCCCAAACGAGAGAGTTTGCTGGGTCTGACCTGCTACAAATCCATAACGGACTTGCCGGAGCCGTCGGATATGGCGCTGGTGGCCGTTCCGGCGACCCTTCTTGAAGAAACCGTCGAAGCTTGCGGCACGGCGGGGGTGGGCGTCTGTGTCATTATTACTGCGCAACTGGGCGAATTCAGTGCGGAAGGTGCCGCACTGGAGGAAAGGATAGTCGCGATTGCGCGGCACCATAAGATGCGGCTTGTTGGGCCAAACTGCATGGGTATGATTGTGCCACAGGCGAACATTGCCCTGTCCTCGACGCCGACGCTGCGCCATGCGGCAACATTGCGCAAAGGGGGCGTAGCCTTCATCAGCCAAAGCGGTGCGATGATGGGAACCCTGTTCTTGCAAGCGCATGATCACGGCGTCGGTCTGTCGGGCATGGTCAGCATCGGGAACCAAGCCGATCTGGAACTTTGCGACTTCCTCGAAGCTTTCATCGACGAAAAAAAAACGCGGGTCATTTGCCTCTATATCGAAGGTCTGAAATCGCCCGCGCGCTTTCGTGAACTGTGCCTGAAAGCGCGGGCTGCGGGAAAATCGGTTCTGGCGGTAAAGGCAGGACGAACAGAGGCTGGCTCGCATCTGGCGAAATCGCACACGGCAAGCCTTGCAGGTTCGTTTTCCGCATTTGAAACGCTTTGCCTAGAGGTTGGCGTGGTCCTGCTGGACGACCCGGACGCCATGATCTTGTGCGCAGGTGTCATGTCTGCCAACCCGCGACCTGCTTGTGCCAACGTGGGTATCATCTGCGCTTCGGGTGGCGGCGCGGCGATTATGGCCGACCAGCTTGCAATGCGCGACTTGCGCGCAGACGTCTTTTCCGATGACACACGACAAAGACTGAAGCAAGACTATCCCGCATCGCACCAGAACAACCCGCTGGATTTGGGCGGGCACAAAGGCGGTCTCGAATTCGGTATCTTCGAGCGGGCGATTAACGCGGTGCATCAGGATACGTCAACCGGCGTTACCGCGTATGTCATGACCCCGCAGCCCATGATGATGCAAACGCTGGACCACGCAATCGGTATCTGGCAACGGCAGGAAAAGCCGTTCGTGCTGGTCTTGAATTTGTCCCGTTTCGGGGATGAACTAAGGGACCGCGCACTGGAAGCGGGCATACCATTCGTGACACGCACCGATGATCTGTATCGTGTGCTTCAGGTTTACCGCGATGATCTGGCGGGGGCATCGGCTATACGCCAGCGCGACCCCGCGCGCCCTGCCGATCTGGACACGCCACAGGTGACAGCAAGCGGCTTCCTGACAGAACCTCAGGCCAAGGTGCTTCTGTCAGCCTACGGTGTTTCCGTTCCGGTCGCAAAACTGACAACAACAGTCGAAGAAGCAACCGTCGCAGCAAAGGATTGCGGGTATCCTGTGGTCCTGAAAGGCGTGGTGCCGGATGTTGTGCACAAAAGCGATCTGGGCCTTGTCAAAGTCGGGATCAAGACGGAACAGGCGCTGCACGCGGCATTTGCCGAAGTCGCGCAGGCCATCGGACACGCCGCAAGCGGTGCACAAACGCAGATTGATGTGCAGCAAATGATTGCACCCGGGATCGAGCTGATCGTCGGGATGACGAATGAACCGGGATACGGGCCGCAGCTTGTGCTGGGCGCAGGTGGCATCCATGTGGAGCTTTTGCACGATGTGGTTCAGCGTCGCGCGCCGGTCACACCGGAAGATGTACGAATGATGCTGGAAAGCCTTCGCCTATGGCCACTTCTGTCAGGGGCGCGCGGACAGGCACCGCTGGCAATCAACGCGGCCTGTGAAGCAATCGCGCGGCTGTCTTGGCTTGGTCCGGATCTGGGCGAACAGCTGCGCGATTTCGAGGTGAACCCGTTCCGGATTACCGAAACCGGCGCCTATGCGCTGGACGGGCGGGGAACGCTTGAGACGCCGACACCTTGA
- a CDS encoding GAF domain-containing sensor histidine kinase, with translation MSTASAPLALAGHDVFMRISGHLAGETEIPSALAAVADEIASLIPFTHADICLNDSPGWTVSYEVGITTSWSRKRTRVQNSPVRDLLTARCDAMLTADATQDPRYTFAGARCEPIFRHDLRSRVNVPMKVMGRVIGTLNISHNARGLYDGATVTRARHLADMLAPYFHALHASEKAQQVARARAEAQAREEGLRKGALDLTQELERERQRIGMDLHDQTLADLTRLLRDLTADTATPDRQVLAERLGHCIDDLRRIIDTAVPTLVELFGFAHAVRVHLERATGHAPVVVDVDDRTGNTPDRLDTTTRTALFRITQEAINNTARHSGATRIGVMIDHDPTGRLRLTVQDNGCGFSATTASRQSGLSHMRTRARLIDADLEILENAGTCVVVTLRGAGKEGRT, from the coding sequence GTGTCCACCGCATCAGCCCCGCTGGCACTGGCCGGACATGATGTCTTCATGCGTATTTCAGGCCATCTGGCGGGCGAAACCGAAATCCCCTCCGCGCTGGCGGCGGTCGCAGACGAAATCGCATCACTGATCCCGTTCACGCATGCTGATATCTGCCTCAACGACTCGCCCGGCTGGACAGTCAGCTATGAGGTTGGCATCACCACAAGCTGGTCGCGCAAGCGCACCCGTGTTCAGAATTCGCCTGTCCGTGATCTTCTGACCGCGCGGTGTGACGCGATGCTGACTGCGGACGCCACCCAAGATCCGCGCTATACTTTTGCAGGGGCGCGATGCGAGCCGATTTTCCGCCATGACCTGCGGTCGCGGGTCAATGTGCCAATGAAGGTTATGGGCAGGGTGATCGGCACGCTGAATATCTCACATAATGCGCGCGGCCTTTATGACGGGGCAACCGTGACGCGGGCGCGCCATCTGGCGGATATGCTGGCACCCTATTTTCATGCCCTGCACGCGTCGGAAAAGGCACAACAGGTGGCGCGCGCCCGGGCCGAAGCGCAGGCACGCGAAGAAGGTTTGCGGAAAGGCGCGCTGGACCTGACGCAGGAACTGGAACGCGAACGCCAGCGCATCGGCATGGACCTGCACGACCAGACGCTGGCCGACCTGACGCGCTTGTTGCGCGATCTGACCGCAGACACGGCGACACCGGACCGGCAGGTGCTGGCAGAACGCCTTGGCCACTGCATTGATGACCTGCGCCGGATCATCGACACGGCGGTTCCGACACTTGTGGAATTATTCGGCTTTGCCCATGCGGTTCGCGTCCATCTGGAACGTGCCACGGGGCATGCGCCGGTCGTGGTTGACGTGGACGACCGGACGGGCAACACCCCCGACCGGCTGGACACAACCACGCGCACCGCGCTGTTTCGCATCACGCAAGAGGCGATCAACAACACCGCGCGCCATTCCGGTGCAACGCGCATTGGCGTCATGATCGACCATGACCCGACCGGACGGCTGCGCCTGACAGTTCAAGATAATGGCTGCGGTTTTTCGGCCACCACGGCCAGCAGGCAGTCGGGCCTGTCGCATATGCGCACCCGTGCCCGCCTGATCGATGCCGATCTTGAAATACTGGAGAACGCGGGCACATGTGTCGTGGTGACGCTGCGCGGGGCCGGAAAGGAGGGCCGCACATGA
- a CDS encoding ABC transporter substrate-binding protein — translation MRNTTLLGAATLAMMATVAPVHADTSDKRIALSNNYAGNSWRQAMLESWSEIAGAAAQDGVVAAADAFTTSENQATEQAAQIQNLILQGYDAIVLNAASPTALNGAVAEACNAGLVVVSFDGIVTEPCAWRIAVDFQQMGREQVDYLASRLPDGGNLLEIRGLAGVFVDDEISAGIHEGVAQHSQFNIAGAVHGDWAQEVAQRAVSGILPSLPDIVGVVTQGGDGYGAAQAIRAAGRDMPIIVLGNRQDEMQWWADQRDANGYETLSLSIAPGVATLAFWVAQQILDGQDVPKDLTVPFLKITQDTLDDALAQTPAGSVANVTYSLDDARAVIAEAD, via the coding sequence ATGAGGAATACCACACTTCTGGGTGCGGCAACGCTTGCCATGATGGCGACCGTTGCCCCGGTGCACGCCGACACCAGTGACAAGCGCATTGCGCTGTCCAACAACTATGCGGGCAATTCCTGGCGTCAGGCAATGCTGGAATCCTGGTCCGAAATCGCTGGCGCAGCGGCGCAGGACGGTGTTGTGGCGGCAGCTGATGCGTTCACCACATCCGAAAATCAGGCCACCGAACAGGCGGCGCAGATCCAGAACCTGATTTTGCAGGGGTATGATGCCATCGTGCTGAATGCCGCGTCGCCAACCGCGCTGAACGGCGCTGTGGCCGAGGCGTGCAATGCGGGCCTTGTCGTCGTCAGCTTTGATGGCATTGTCACCGAACCCTGCGCATGGCGTATCGCGGTTGATTTTCAACAAATGGGCCGCGAGCAGGTGGACTATCTGGCCAGCCGACTGCCTGATGGCGGCAACCTGCTGGAAATACGCGGTCTTGCCGGTGTGTTCGTCGATGACGAGATTTCGGCAGGCATTCACGAAGGTGTCGCGCAGCATAGCCAGTTCAACATCGCAGGCGCGGTTCATGGCGACTGGGCGCAGGAAGTGGCGCAGCGCGCTGTTTCAGGCATTCTGCCTTCGCTGCCCGACATTGTCGGTGTTGTGACACAGGGCGGCGATGGCTACGGGGCCGCACAGGCAATTCGCGCGGCGGGCCGTGACATGCCGATCATTGTGCTGGGCAATCGTCAGGACGAAATGCAGTGGTGGGCGGACCAGCGTGATGCCAACGGCTATGAAACGCTGTCGCTGTCAATTGCACCCGGTGTTGCCACGCTGGCGTTCTGGGTGGCGCAACAGATCCTTGACGGGCAGGACGTGCCCAAGGACCTGACCGTGCCGTTCCTGAAAATTACGCAAGACACACTGGATGATGCCTTGGCGCAAACGCCTGCGGGTTCGGTGGCCAATGTCACCTACTCGCTTGACGATGCGCGCGCTGTGATCGCCGAGGCGGACTGA
- a CDS encoding IclR family transcriptional regulator, translated as MIKSVDKALRLLEILSQSDRPMRLRDIAEASELTRSNAFRMLQTLRDLDYVQQTGDGSHYDLTLKIFEIGARKVASNSLVSVAHPVLQALSERVSENVMLSVREGLTSVVIDRIESRAFVRTFAYLGARAPLHAVSGGKVLLAFAPEEIIADMTQNLVRFTDRTITDPDRLAQEIATIRAQGHATAFHEINEAARGVAVPIRSLHGDVVAALSISGPMEELSDALIVRFVAELHDHTAQIERAWSGVNQGVGVSSVPRPSSA; from the coding sequence ATGATCAAGTCGGTGGACAAAGCGCTGCGCCTATTGGAAATTCTGTCGCAATCGGATCGCCCGATGCGGCTGCGCGACATTGCGGAGGCATCGGAGTTGACACGCTCCAACGCCTTCCGGATGCTTCAGACATTGCGCGATCTTGACTATGTCCAGCAGACGGGCGACGGATCACATTATGACCTCACGCTCAAAATCTTCGAGATTGGCGCGCGCAAGGTTGCGTCGAACTCTCTCGTCTCTGTCGCGCATCCGGTCCTTCAGGCCTTGTCCGAACGAGTCTCGGAAAATGTTATGCTCAGCGTGCGCGAAGGCTTGACCAGCGTTGTCATAGACCGCATCGAAAGCCGTGCTTTCGTGCGGACTTTCGCATATCTGGGTGCACGCGCACCACTCCATGCGGTGTCGGGGGGCAAGGTGCTTCTGGCCTTCGCACCAGAGGAGATCATCGCGGACATGACGCAGAACCTCGTCAGGTTCACGGACAGGACGATCACCGACCCCGATCGCCTTGCGCAGGAGATTGCGACGATCCGCGCGCAAGGCCATGCGACCGCGTTCCACGAAATCAACGAAGCCGCGCGCGGCGTGGCGGTGCCGATCCGGTCGCTGCATGGGGATGTTGTCGCGGCACTTAGTATTTCCGGACCGATGGAGGAATTGAGCGATGCGCTGATCGTGCGGTTTGTGGCCGAATTGCATGACCACACCGCGCAGATCGAGCGTGCCTGGTCTGGCGTCAATCAAGGTGTCGGCGTCTCAAGCGTTCCCCGCCCGTCCAGCGCATAG
- a CDS encoding enoyl-CoA hydratase/isomerase family protein, giving the protein MNFENILYEEADGIAEITICRPEKRNAMTGQMFADLRQCWDRFDGGDARVAILKACDDKVFSAGADLNDPPELFWHAVPEFGFRCDKPIIAAISGKAIGAGMVLAMMCDFIVLTVDAELIYPEAKIGVAKGAVSALVKRGPLRVVQEMMLLGDPISAQRAHECGMANRLVAPGTHVDEARKLARRIADNAPLVVEMLKRMSLDAVGDTPIQTLFDVTRKVDTVMNSQDAADALEAFRNKRAPVFHGR; this is encoded by the coding sequence ATGAACTTTGAGAATATCCTGTATGAAGAGGCTGACGGGATCGCAGAGATCACCATCTGTCGCCCTGAGAAACGCAACGCGATGACTGGCCAGATGTTCGCGGATTTGCGCCAGTGCTGGGACAGGTTTGACGGCGGCGATGCGCGCGTCGCCATCCTGAAGGCCTGCGATGACAAGGTTTTCAGCGCCGGGGCGGATCTGAACGACCCGCCAGAGTTGTTTTGGCATGCAGTGCCCGAATTCGGATTTCGTTGCGACAAGCCAATCATTGCAGCGATTAGCGGCAAGGCAATCGGGGCAGGGATGGTCTTGGCAATGATGTGTGATTTCATCGTTCTGACGGTGGATGCAGAGCTGATCTATCCCGAAGCCAAGATAGGGGTTGCCAAGGGTGCGGTATCGGCGCTGGTCAAGCGCGGACCGCTGCGGGTCGTGCAGGAGATGATGCTGCTCGGGGATCCTATTTCCGCGCAGCGTGCCCATGAATGCGGGATGGCGAACCGTCTTGTTGCCCCGGGCACGCATGTTGACGAGGCGCGAAAACTGGCGCGACGGATTGCAGATAACGCACCACTGGTTGTCGAGATGCTGAAACGCATGAGTCTGGATGCTGTGGGCGACACACCCATCCAGACCTTGTTTGACGTCACGCGCAAGGTCGACACTGTCATGAACAGCCAAGACGCCGCCGACGCGCTGGAGGCATTCCGCAACAAGCGGGCACCGGTCTTTCACGGACGTTGA
- a CDS encoding response regulator transcription factor produces MKVLIVEDDQFHASYLQDTLAEALPEVTETLHAVDGLAGTTEARAGRIEAVVMDLQMDKQNGIEAARTIWSERPDTRILFWSNYSDEAYLRGISQIVPEDSAYGYVLKTATRERLKLALRAVLIEGQIMVDREIHRFQRRTTLPRNALDDSEYAVLLDLALGLQDRSIAERRGMSLRTVQNRLLSLYEKLGVLDDETGDTAGGTGFNKRVRALNRAIAMRILNAELLETSQRDFDRWRARRTVRTLPARP; encoded by the coding sequence ATGAAGGTTCTGATTGTCGAAGATGACCAGTTCCATGCGTCCTATCTTCAGGATACGCTGGCCGAGGCATTGCCCGAAGTCACCGAGACACTGCACGCCGTCGACGGGCTTGCCGGCACCACAGAGGCCCGCGCGGGACGGATAGAAGCCGTGGTGATGGATTTGCAGATGGACAAGCAGAACGGGATAGAGGCTGCGCGCACCATCTGGTCCGAACGGCCCGACACCCGCATCCTGTTCTGGTCCAACTATTCGGATGAGGCATATTTGCGCGGCATCAGCCAGATCGTGCCCGAAGACAGCGCCTATGGTTATGTCCTGAAAACCGCGACACGCGAACGGTTGAAACTTGCGTTGCGCGCCGTTCTGATCGAGGGGCAGATCATGGTTGACCGCGAAATCCACCGCTTCCAGCGTCGCACCACATTGCCCCGCAATGCATTGGATGACAGCGAATATGCCGTGCTTCTGGACCTTGCGCTTGGGCTGCAAGACCGCAGTATCGCTGAACGCCGCGGCATGTCATTGCGAACAGTGCAGAACCGCTTGTTGTCGCTATATGAAAAACTTGGCGTTCTGGATGATGAAACTGGCGACACAGCGGGCGGGACGGGGTTCAACAAACGGGTGCGGGCGTTGAACCGTGCAATCGCCATGCGAATCCTGAATGCCGAACTGCTGGAAACATCGCAGCGCGATTTTGACCGCTGGCGTGCACGGCGCACGGTCCGGACTTTGCCTGCACGGCCGTAG
- a CDS encoding tripartite tricarboxylate transporter substrate binding protein: MISRTFGLAIAGMSLMTGSAFAQDWPSKPVTMIVPYNPGGTTDILARLAAEAISESIGQPVVIDNKPGAGGVVGATLAAGAPNDGYTIFFGNNATNVVQPIINPAVTYDPVNSFDGIATTADSLVFVGVNAGLGVSDLDSFVDYLKDNNAKYGSAGVGSMGQFSTNYFLDEAGAEARHIPYQGSNNAVTAILSGEIEFMVDPAVTQQIDNPDMNVIAVISDARHPAYPDVPTTKEQGYEMSLSGWFGVFAPAGTDSDAVAKMSAALEAMVESEAYQARVLQMGLLPAYRNPAQTDEAVESDFEVFIQIRDAAGISID; the protein is encoded by the coding sequence ATGATTTCCAGAACATTCGGTCTTGCAATTGCAGGTATGTCGCTGATGACGGGCAGTGCATTTGCACAAGACTGGCCGTCAAAGCCTGTCACAATGATCGTTCCTTACAACCCCGGCGGGACGACCGATATTCTCGCGCGCCTCGCAGCAGAGGCGATATCAGAATCCATCGGCCAGCCTGTCGTTATCGACAATAAACCGGGCGCTGGCGGCGTCGTCGGGGCCACGCTGGCCGCTGGCGCACCGAATGACGGCTATACGATTTTTTTCGGCAACAACGCCACCAATGTGGTGCAACCTATCATCAATCCGGCAGTAACCTACGATCCGGTAAACAGCTTCGACGGGATTGCCACAACGGCCGATTCACTGGTCTTCGTCGGCGTGAATGCGGGTCTTGGTGTGTCTGACCTTGATAGCTTCGTGGACTATCTGAAAGACAATAATGCCAAATACGGCTCGGCGGGCGTTGGCTCCATGGGCCAGTTCTCGACAAACTATTTTCTGGATGAAGCAGGGGCCGAAGCCAGACACATCCCCTATCAGGGGTCCAACAACGCCGTGACGGCCATTCTGTCCGGTGAAATCGAATTCATGGTCGACCCTGCTGTGACACAACAAATCGACAATCCGGATATGAACGTTATTGCGGTGATTTCTGACGCGCGCCACCCTGCCTACCCTGACGTTCCCACAACCAAGGAACAAGGCTATGAAATGTCGCTGAGTGGCTGGTTCGGCGTTTTTGCGCCAGCGGGCACAGATTCCGACGCTGTTGCGAAGATGAGCGCCGCACTTGAGGCGATGGTGGAAAGCGAAGCCTATCAGGCGCGAGTCCTTCAGATGGGTCTGCTTCCGGCCTATCGCAATCCGGCACAAACGGACGAAGCCGTGGAATCCGACTTCGAAGTTTTCATCCAAATCCGTGACGCCGCTGGCATCTCCATCGACTGA